From Neomonachus schauinslandi chromosome 4, ASM220157v2, whole genome shotgun sequence:
AGTTCCAGCAGCTGGTGGGTGAGCTGGGCGCAGCGCACAGCAAACACACTCTCGGTCACGCAGAACACTAGCGAGATGCCCCAGAGGCACAGGCTGGAGCTCTGCAGGGGCACAAGGGGCAGGATGGACAGGAGGGGGTCTCCAAGAACCCCTCCCACCTCTGATGAGCACCTGGGTatcaccccacccacccttccccctgccccacacccctGCCATCCCGGGCCTAAGCACTCACGTAAATGCGTGTGGGGTCGAAGGGACAGTCGGGCACCAGTACCAGCACTTCGGGGCTTCCAAAAGTGCAGGTGGCCAGCAGTGCCCGGCCCTGGGTGGCAAAGGTCACGGCGATCGAGGCCAAGAGGCCCAGAGTACAGGTCAGAGACAGAAGGGCACAGGCCACGCTCGAGCTAAACACTGTCCAGCGCTGGATAGGGGAGGCCACTGGTCAATGGATGTCAGGCTTGGCCCCCATGGGGTCAGCCTTGCTCCCTCCAGGCAGGCCAGGCCCTTGGGGGTGGCCGCTGCCCCTACAGCCCCTCCCAGGAGGAGCCACATACCAGGGGGACACTGGGCAGGTAGCGGGACAGCACGATGGCTACAATGCCTGAGACGATGACCTGCGGGGAAGGAGAGTAGGCAGGGGGTCAGGGCCACTCTCGGACAAAGACTCCACTGGCGCCAACTctggccctcccagcccccagcccctcaccccgGCTCTGCTTTGGCCTCACCATCTCCATCTGCACAGAGGCACTGCCTCCTCACGGTCCAGCCCTGAAGAGACGTTTCTAGTACCCAGTAACTCCCTGCCTACAACCTTCCGTGCCTCCCCACTGCCTCTAGTTGTGTATCTCAAACAGGCACCCGTGTAGCCCAGGGCTGCAGGGGCGTGTCACAGGATATATATGACACGTCTCCCTGGAGTGGAAAAGATTTTGGAAGACACTAAGTAACTCAACTGGCaaggaactaaaaacaaaattgttcttttaaaaagtcagaaaactttgtggagtaggggcgcctgggtggctcagtcggttaagcatccaactcttggtctcagctcaggtcttgatctcaaggtcctgagttcaagccccgagttgggctccatgtcaggcgtggagcctacttaaagaagaaaaaaaagagagagagagagaaaacgttATGGAGTAGAATTCTATGCGCTGGGCCCATGGGAGGCAGGCTGTCTGATGGGACAGCAATGTCTTTAATTCACCAAGCGGACACAAGTAAGTGCCTTAACCTGTTGGGGCCAAGCCCCATGCGGCAGGATGAGCTCACAGAAAGGACACGAGCTTTGGCGTCAGACACAAATAGTTTCAAATCCAGCTTGGTTTCTTTGTATCAGCAGGGCGGCGGTGAATCCTCAGTGTGGCCTCCCCGTCTGGAAAGTGGGGATAGTCGTGGCCCCGTGTTGCCGGAAGCAGGGAGGATTAGCTGAGGGAATGAGGGCAAAGCTGAAGGGGTGTGGCCCGTGGCCCATCCCTGGTGATCTCCTAACCCCGAGCTCACGAGCTCAACTGAgctctcctctctgctttcccTGACTTCCTGACAAGGCTGGTGAGAGGGACGAACCACAGTAACAACAACGCTAGGGGACGCCACACACATCTCTGCGGCCCAGCCCCGTCCCATTGACTGAGGCTCCCCTGCTTGCTGGGGCCCCGCGATCTTCACTCACCCAAGCCTTGGGGCCAGCAGGCTGTTGGAGCTTCCCTTTGTAGAGACAGAAACAAGTCCCTCAGCCAGGAGGTGGCAGAGATGGAACTCCAGACTTTGATGCACGGATGTTGCCCCAAGGCTGCTGCCAACACCGCTAACAGGTGGGAAAGACCTTTCTGACCTTGAGAATACCAGGCCCCTTCATTCCTGCATTCCTCAGACAGGTACTGGCATCCAGGCCGAACCATGGCCgccattaattgagcacctaccataGACCAGGCCTAATGCTGAGTTCCTGCCAAGTTGGTTTTTTCAGTGTCTCCAGAATAGATCTTAACCATTCCCACCACCACACCTTTGCCTCTGCCATTCTCTGTATTTGGAATGTCATCCCAGCTTCCTCTCCTACTTGCGGGCTCCAGCATGCCTCCTATCTGGGTTATGGTAATTACAGCCTATCTTTGAACTCCTACTCAGCCATCAATACCCAGCTCAGGGGCCTCCACGTCTGTGAACCCTCCTGGACCCTCCCCACCTGAGCTGatgctccttccttctgtccagcACTGCCTTGACTAGTTCCCTCTTGTCATCATAATCCAAGCTCGCAGTAGTGAGCACTGCCCAGGCATCAGATACTGGGACAAGCACTTTatggggatgatttttttttttcaaagattttatttatttatttgacagagagagacacagcaagagagggaacagaagcagggggagtgggagagggagaagcaggcttcccgcggagcagggagcccgatgtggggctcgatcccaggaccctgggatcatgacctgagccgaaggcagacacttaacgactaagccacccaggtgcccctatggggATGATCTTAATACTCACGGGGACCCTCTGAGGTGGACACTGTTACCTTCCCCATGTTATAGACAAGgcagctgaggcacagagagaggctGAGAGCCTTGTCCAGTGGGtaaggggcagagcagagggcgTGAGGGGCTCTACTTGCCCACCCCAGGCTCGGGGCGGGGACTCATCAAAGGCCTTTCAAGCCCCCGCCACTCCCCTCACCGgtccccctccctgcctggccaTACCACAATGGCAGACGTGACAGACAGGATGTTGACCACGCAGTATTGCAGGGCCACAGCGTCGTGCGGGCCAGCCACGTAGCGCAGCACGGTGCCATGGAGGAGAGTGGCTGCGATGAAGCTCACGTGgcccagcaccaccagcaccagccCTGTCTTCATCAGCACCCTCCGGAAGTCCTCCATACTCAGGCCACCTGTGGACCACATGGGACAGCCATGTCAGggccatgggggcggggggggggcggcgcagCCTCTGGCAGAGGAGAAGACTGAGGCCCCAGCAGGAGTAATGGACACTAGGCTCTAAGTCTGTTTCTGGATGACTCGGGTAACTTGTCTTGAGCCTCAGTCTGGATGACTCTTGGTAACTTgtcttgagcctcagtttcctcatttggaaaaggGGTTCACAATGGCTTCATGAGAGTCTCTGGAACTCTAAGGCTAGAAAAGCACACGGGTGGTACTTAATGAAGGGTCACAGTCCACGTGAGTGCTCAAGTCCCCAAGGGGCAGGGCCACAACTTGAACCTGGGTCTCTAGCTGCGGATCCATGGTCTTTCCGCTAAGCTCCCCATtcactgatttattcattcaggaaTTCGTTACACAGATGTTCCCCGAGTACCTGCTCCGTGTCAGGCCCTAAAGCACCACGGTGAGTTGGACAGTCACTGTCCAGGCCCCAAGGAGCCCCTAGTTCATGGACCAGGGACCAGGTCCTGCTCAGGATTCACTCTGGGATATAGAGCCGGACACACAGTAGATAATCAACTCACAGTTGCTGAACTGACTTGGGGCAAGAAACTCAAGCCTCTGAGtacccatttcctcatctttaaaatgggaagaataaccCCTGCCTCCCAGTGGAGAAGGAGGGTCCCATGAggagatagtgagagaaggagggaaggtgggaaggaagtggagaaaggagggaaggtgggtggggcaTACCGTGCAGGTGCTGGGAAAAGCAAGCTCTAGGTACAGGGGCACTGGACAGGGACAGGCCAAGTGGGGGAGGCTGGGGTCAAAAGAATACCAGAGACACATATGCAAATTCCTTCTGAGTGGCCAAGTGGCTACCCAGTCCCTATGTGCGCACCCCAGGAATAGGGAACCCTCTTCCTTGAGCAGCTCAGGCTGTTCCATATCTGCCCTCTGGAATGTCCCCTATGGGTTCTGGCTCTGCCCCCGAGGACACACACCATGCTAGCCCCCTGGCCCTGTCAGCTTCCTTATTCCAGCCAGCTTTGAGAGACTGGGAGACTGGCAACCCCTGAATTAAGCAACCCCTCTTCTTTGTTTAGCTCTTCCCCATGGAACCTGTGAGTCCCTTCTCagacctcagtctccccatctgtgtcAAAGAGGGTTGGGTCATATTTCATATTATGGGAGCCCTGTAGctaaaagagatgaagaaaaaaaaaaagagagagagagagagaaaggaaggaaagaaggaaggaaggggggaagaagGGATCATAACTTGGGGGCCCTGTGCCAAGAGGCAGTCCCTAGGGAGCAGGGAGGATAGGGCCATGGTCACAGCCCTCCTGTGCGACCTTGCCATATATAAAACGGGGAGGTGCTGGTCTAGCTGTCTGAGACCCCTGGAGCCTGCAGGGCCCTCTGGAGCTAGACCAGGTCTAGGAGCAGAGGGCCGATGATGGGCTTGACGGGCACTGTGGGACTGGAATGACATTGTGAAGATTAACTGCCAGCCAAACAGGAAGCTTCGTCCCAGGGACCTGACCCACCTCACACCATCCACCCACCTACCTGGCAGCCCAGACACCACCTGGCTCAGGGTTGGGCtcatgaacaacaacaacatccTAGGACCAAGACTCGGTCAAACCAGAGATCCCGTGCCAGTATGGGGCTGTGCCCAGAGCCCTGGACTGAGTCTCAGGGCAGTCCTGGCATCTCTGAGTGACCATTCTTAGAGCACTTAGCAATGTGGTTGGCACAGTGGTAAGCACTTCACTCTTAGGAGCTCACTTCCTTCTCACAGTAGTCCTAGGAGGTGGTGCTaccatccacattttacagatgagaaaactgaggttcgtAAGGTCTCTTGGCTAGAGAGCGGGGAGTCCCCAGGTCCATCTGCTGCCCAAGAGCAGGATCACTGTGCCGAGGGAGTCAGGGGAGAGGACACATCGGTCCCACTCTGTCTGGATCCTGTTTGCTAAAGGCCCTTCCATCCCCTCCTGGTTGGAGGAGCGGAGGGTTGGAAGTGGGAGCCTTTGGCAAGGCTGAGGAGGTgaaagagcagggagcctcagAACTCTCTGGGCCCcggatctctctccctctgctctcccttgcTGCTCTCTCCAGTAACTCTCCTCCTCCCGCCTGGGGGTCCCTCCTCCGCAAGAAAGGAAAGTGGGGGCGAGGGGCGGAGGCGCTACCCCACCTCGAGAAGATACTAgcagccctcctccctccacctccctgctggggaaactgaggccgagaGCGGCAAGTGACCCGCCGAGAAAGCGCGCGGACCCCGGGGTTCCGGGCTCCGGCCACAGCGCTCCGCCCCCGCGGGAGGAtctggggcggcggggggcctCGCGGGCCGTCCCGCCGCGGCTCACCCAGGCGCAGACACATCTCGGCTCCCGCGCGGGCTCTCCGCGGCCGCTTCAGCGGGGCTCCGGGTGCCGCGGCCGGCGGGGTCCCGCTCGCATCCCGGGCCGCAGCCTCCGCGCCGGCCCGCCGCCCGCGCCTGCCCGCNNNNNNNNNNNNNNNNNNNNNNNNNNNNNNNNNNNNNNNNNNNNNNNNNNNNNNNNNNNNNNNNNNNNNNNNNNNNNNNNNNNNNNNNNNNNNNNNNNNNNNNNNNNNNNNNNNNNNNNNNNNNNNNNNNNNNNNNNNNNNNNNNNNNNNNNNNNNNNNNNNNNNNNNNNNNNNNNNNNNNNNNNNNNNNNNNNNNNNNNNNNNNNNNNNNNNNNNNNNNNNNNNNNNNNNNNNNNNNNNNNNNNNNNNNNNNNNNNNNNNNNNNNNNNNNNNNNNNNNNNNNNNNNNNNNNNNNNNNNNNNNNNNNNNNNNNNNNNNNNNNNNNNNNNNNNNNNNNNNNNNNNNNNNNNNNNNNNNNNNNNNNNNNNNNNNNNNNNNNNNNNNNNNNNNNNNNNNNNNNCGGCTCGTTTGCATCCCGGGCCGGTCGGACCGGCTGGGCAGCCCTTCCTGGCCCGCCCGGCTGAGTCACGGCGCTGGCCCCACCCGCCGGGCCGCCTGCCTCggcgcctccccccgccccccttagCCCACCCCTCTGCGGGGGTTCCATTGCACAGATGAACACTGAGGCTCCGAGGAGCCACCGTCCTCCGGATGGCGGCCGTGTGCGCGTGGGCTGTGGCTACCGTGACCCGGGGGGCGCCTGCAccgggcagcccccagggtgaaGGTTGAGAATCTACTTCTTTCtagaagatggggaggggcagccgTGGGGGTACAAGAGCACTGCTTGGGGAAGCAGAGTCTGTCCCTGacttactgtgtgacctcaggcaaatcactttccctctctggacCTTAGTTTTACCTGTCCTGCGAGGCTTCGGTCCGCCACGCTGAGCAAGGCGCTTTATTTCtctgtctgggggggggggcgggggggggggtctctgttCTTTCATTGAAAAATCGGGGGTAACAATTGCTGTCCTTTAAGGCCGCGGTGAGacaaaaggagatagaaaaaatGAGATAGGAAAACACTTGGGAAGTTCTCTACCTTCAAAGACCAAGTGTAAACCTCGCAGGAACCCATACTGGGAGCTTTGCTTATCCTGGCTCCTGGTTACTGAGCCGCTTTAATGTGTCAGGATGAACCCCTGCCCTCCCGTTTCCTCCTCAGCACCTAGAAGGGGACTCACCCAAGAGCACCCAGCCGGAAATGCTGGAGTAAGGGGGCACCCAGATTCCCATTCAGGTCTCGGCGCCCGTCTTCCCCAGTGTGGCCGTGCTGTGGCTGCCTCCCTGGGCTTTCTTGGCCCTCGGAGCAGGACTCTGGGAGGCACCTCCGTGGTATCTTGGTAGCATGAGTTCATGGTCTGCACCCCCAGCCCACTGGGCAGTGGCCTTAAGGGCAGGGGGGGCTTGCTGCATGGAGCACCGATGTCCACTGGATGTGCCCTTCCTGCACACCCGTAGTGGTGCCAACCATATACCCTGTGCGTCAGACATCCCGGTCAGCACACGGAGCCAAAGGAGGGAGCAGAGCCATCTGACACTGGGGCTGGGGAGCCCCCTGGGGTGTTGGCAGATGGCCAGAGTCCGGCAGGCTGGTCTGCCAACCCCTCAGCAGACATGCTTCACCGTTATCTGCTGTCTGAGGGGGGACCGTGCCCAgcaggggcagagtggggaggaagaCTCTCAGGGTGGAAGGCAAGATGCGGGCAGGTCAGGAAGCCCTTGGGCTGATCCCCTCCCAGGCTggcatttgaatttttatgtCCTTAGAGACAGCCTTTCAGCAGGGCAGTTGGGCAGTACTTACCCGCATTGTAGTGGTCAAACACTTGTatttgtgacccagcaattcaatTTCTAGGTCTTTATCAGACACACCAAAAAGTGCAAAAATGGGTATGCATTTAATGATGGTTATGGATGAGCTGTTCCGAATAGCAAGCAATAAACCAAAGTGACAACCTAGAGAGGCGTGGccccaaggagagggagggaaggattttgctttttgttttacatGGGGCTATATTGTAGGAGTCATACAATGCACATTGATTCATGTCTTGCTTCTgttacaaagagagaaagaaaaggcccCCTCATCACTACCCCCTGCCCCGCTCCACTAAAAACTTTCTGCTGACAGAGACTGCCCCCTACGGGCTGCCCTGGAGAGCCCATGTGGTCCCTGCAAAGCCGATGCCAAATGTCCCGTGTGTGAGCGCGTGTGGCCTGTCCATTGTGTCAGGCAGTTCCCTTGACACTGAGTCCATTTGGGCCTTCTGGGAATTAGGCTGGGGACCCAGATCTCTTACGTGTCTCTACTTTCAGATTCATAGatgagggttctctctctccatccttggAACAATACTAAGTTCAAGGTTATTACCCcgttttaaagatgagaaaactgaggccctgacAGATAAAAGGCTTTTCAAAGATCACacagcagggacgcctgggtggctcagtcggttaagcgtctgccttcggctcaggccaagatcccagggtcctgggatccagtgcccacgtcaggctccttgctcagcggggagtctgcttttccctctctctctgcccctccccctgcttgtgctctctctctctgacaaataagtaaataaaatcttaaaaaaagatttgtggtAGGGCTGAGCC
This genomic window contains:
- the TMEM54 gene encoding transmembrane protein 54 isoform X4, whose translation is MCLRLGGLSMEDFRRVLMKTGLVLVVLGHVSFIAATLLHGTVLRYVAGPHDAVALQYCVVNILSVTSAIVVIVSGIVAIVLSRYLPSVPLGRALLATCTFGSPEVLVLVPDCPFDPTRIYSSSLCLWGISLVFCVTESVFAVRCAQLTHQLLELRPWWGKSSHHVMQESPEPVEGHDLLSCTSSEPLTL
- the TMEM54 gene encoding transmembrane protein 54 isoform X1, whose product is MCLRLGGLSMEDFRRVLMKTGLVLVVLGHVSFIAATLLHGTVLRYVAGPHDAVALQYCVVNILSVTSAIVVIVSGIVAIVLSRYLPSVPLRWTVFSSSVACALLSLTCTLGLLASIAVTFATQGRALLATCTFGSPEVLVLVPDCPFDPTRIYSSSLCLWGISLVFCVTESVFAVRCAQLTHQLLELRPWWGKSSHHMSWRSRPRPWHPLVSPQMQESPEPVEGHDLLSCTSSEPLTL
- the TMEM54 gene encoding transmembrane protein 54 isoform X5 codes for the protein MCLRLGGLSMEDFRRVLMKTGLVLVVLGHVSFIAATLLHGTVLRYVAGPHDAVALQYCVVNILSVTSAIVGRALLATCTFGSPEVLVLVPDCPFDPTRIYSSSLCLWGISLVFCVTESVFAVRCAQLTHQLLELRPWWGKSSHHVMQESPEPVEGHDLLSCTSSEPLTL
- the TMEM54 gene encoding transmembrane protein 54 isoform X2, which codes for MCLRLGGLSMEDFRRVLMKTGLVLVVLGHVSFIAATLLHGTVLRYVAGPHDAVALQYCVVNILSVTSAIVVIVSGIVAIVLSRYLPSVPLRWTVFSSSVACALLSLTCTLGLLASIAVTFATQGRALLATCTFGSPEVLVLVPDCPFDPTRIYSSSLCLWGISLVFCVTESVFAVRCAQLTHQLLELRPWWGKSSHHVMQESPEPVEGHDLLSCTSSEPLTL
- the TMEM54 gene encoding transmembrane protein 54 isoform X3, with amino-acid sequence MCLRLGGLSMEDFRRVLMKTGLVLVVLGHVSFIAATLLHGTVLRYVAGPHDAVALQYCVVNILSVTSAIVRWTVFSSSVACALLSLTCTLGLLASIAVTFATQGRALLATCTFGSPEVLVLVPDCPFDPTRIYSSSLCLWGISLVFCVTESVFAVRCAQLTHQLLELRPWWGKSSHHVMQESPEPVEGHDLLSCTSSEPLTL